From Quercus lobata isolate SW786 chromosome 1, ValleyOak3.0 Primary Assembly, whole genome shotgun sequence, one genomic window encodes:
- the LOC115955838 gene encoding phytochrome B-like encodes MVYYGNRAGGLELLYFLIVKDYKVVESVRELTRYDRVMVYKFHEDEHGEVVAENKRPDLEPYIGLHYLATDIPQALRFLFKQNRVRMVVDCNAMPVRVIQDDRLMQPSCLVGSTLHAPHGCHAQYMANMGSIASLAMVDIINGNDEEGVGGRSAMRLWGLVVCHHTSARCIPFPLRHACEFLMQAFGLQLNMELQLSSQMLEKLVLRMQTLLCDMLLRDSPTGIVTQSPSIMDLVKCDGAALYYQGKYYPLGVTPTEAQIKDIVEWLLAFHGDSTGLSTDSLGDAGYDGVASLGDEVCGMAVAYITKRDFLFWFRSHTAKEIKWGGAKHHPEDKDDGQRMHPRSSFKAFLEVVKSRSLPWENAEMDAIHSLQLILRDSFRCAEPSNSKAVVHAQLGNMELQGMDELSSVAREMVRLIETATAPIFAVDVDGCINGWNAKVEELTGLSVEEAMGKSLVRDLIYKEYEETVEKLLS; translated from the exons ATGGTTTATTATGGTAACAGAGCAGGTGGTCTTGAG CTCCTTTATTTCCTAATAGTAAAAGATTATAAAGTGGTGGAGAGTGTGAGGGAGCTTACTCGGTATGATAGGGTTATGGTTTATAAGTTCCACGAGGATGAGCATGGTGAGGTTGTGGCAGAGAATAAGAGGCCGGATTTGGAGCCATATATTGGGTTGCATTATCTGGCCACGGATATACCTCAGGCATTGAGGTTTTTGTTTAAGCAGAATAGGGTTAGGATGGTTGTGGATTGTAATGCCATGCCGGTTAGGGTGATTCAGGATGATAGGCTTATGCAGCCTTCGTGTTTGGTTGGTTCAACACTTCATGCTCCCCATGGCTGTCATGCTCAGTATATGGCTAATATGGGCTCAATTGCCTCATTGGCAATGGTGGATATTATCAATGGAAATGATGAGGAAGGAGTTGGTGGGCGGAGTGCAATGAGGTTATGGGGTTTGGTGGTTTGTCATCACACTTCTGCTAGGTGTATTCCATTCCCTCTTCGCCATGCTTGTGAGTTCTTAATGCAGGCTTTTGGACTCCAATTGAATATGGAGTTGCAATTGTCATCACAGATGTTGGAGAAACTTGTTTTAAGGATGCAGACCCTCTTGTGTGATATGCTTCTTCGTGACTCACCTACTGGGATTGTTACTCAAAGCCCTAGTATTATGGACCTTGTGAAGTGTGATGGGGCAGCCCTCTACTATCAAGGGAAGTACTACCCTCTGGGTGTGACCCCAACTGAGGCCCAGATAAAGGACATAGTAGAGTGGTTGTTGGCTTTCCATGGAGATTCCACAGGTTTGAGCACAGACAGTTTGGGTGATGCTGGGTACGATGGAGTAGCCTCACTTGGAGATGAAGTTTGTGGAATGGCTGTTGCTTATATCACAAAAAGGGATTTCCTGTTCTGGTTCCGGTCCCACACTGCAAAAGAGATCAAATGGGGTGGCGCAAAGCATCACCCTGAGGACAAGGATGATGGGCAGAGGATGCATCCGCGTTCTTCTTTCAAGGCATTTCTGGAAGTGGTAAAAAGCCGCAGCTTGCCATGGGAGAACGCAGAAATGGATGCAATCCACTCTCTGCAGCTTATTCTGCGAGACTCATTTAGATGTGCTGAGCCAAGCAATTCTAAGGCTGTTGTACATGCCCAGCTTGGCAACATGGAGTTGCAAGGTATGGATGAACTCAGTTCGGTTGCAAGAGAAATGGTCAGGTTGATAGAGACTGCAACTGCTCCTATATTTGCTGTAGATGTTGATGGCTGTATAAATGGGTGGAATGCAAAGGTTGAAGAGTTGACAGGGCTCTCAGTTGAAGAAGCTATGGGGAAGTCTTTGGTTCGTGATCTTATTTATAAAGAATACGAAGAAACAGTAGAGAAGCTTCTTTCTTGA